The following are from one region of the Staphylococcus schleiferi genome:
- the mazE gene encoding type II toxin-antitoxin system antitoxin MazE, whose amino-acid sequence MSAFNQTRFKNLEQSLKEGYVQMADLNLSLATEAYSVECEACDCNESHLLSDYKDD is encoded by the coding sequence ATGTCAGCATTCAATCAAACAAGATTTAAAAATTTAGAACAATCTTTAAAAGAAGGCTATGTTCAAATGGCAGATTTGAATCTCTCCCTAGCAACTGAAGCATATTCAGTTGAATGTGAAGCCTGTGATTGTAATGAATCACACTTGTTATCAGATTATAAGGATGACTAA
- the leuD gene encoding 3-isopropylmalate dehydratase small subunit: MEIKPITQYTGKVVPLFYDNIDTDQIIPKAHLKRISKTGYGPFLFDEWRYLSDGSDNPDFILNDENYKDATILITGDNFGCGSSREHAAWALKDFGFQVIIAESFSDIFYMNCTKNALLPIKLDQNARKHLAQFKTITVDLPQQTVQSPEQTFHFEIDSTWKEKLVNGLDDIAITLKYEKEIKDYELKYT, encoded by the coding sequence ATGGAAATCAAACCTATCACTCAATATACAGGTAAAGTTGTTCCTTTATTTTATGACAATATTGATACAGACCAAATTATTCCGAAAGCCCATTTAAAACGTATTTCCAAAACGGGTTATGGCCCCTTTTTATTTGATGAATGGCGTTACCTCTCTGATGGTTCAGACAATCCAGACTTTATATTAAATGATGAAAACTATAAAGATGCAACCATTTTAATAACGGGTGATAACTTTGGGTGTGGTTCGAGTCGAGAACATGCCGCATGGGCGCTAAAAGATTTTGGTTTTCAAGTGATAATTGCTGAAAGTTTTAGTGATATTTTTTATATGAACTGTACAAAAAATGCACTTTTACCCATCAAATTAGACCAGAATGCACGAAAACATTTAGCTCAATTTAAAACCATTACTGTCGATCTCCCTCAACAAACTGTACAATCACCAGAACAAACTTTTCATTTTGAAATTGATTCAACATGGAAAGAAAAACTAGTGAACGGTCTTGATGACATCGCAATCACATTAAAATATGAAAAAGAAATAAAAGATTATGAACTTAAATATACTTAA
- the ilvC gene encoding ketol-acid reductoisomerase, whose amino-acid sequence MAKVYYDNSVENDALQGKKIAIIGYGSQGHAHAQNLKDNGYDVVIGIRPGKSFDQAKEDGFDVFTVGEAVQQSDVVMVLLPDEIQGDVYKNEIEPHLEAGNALAFAHGFNIHFNVINPPSDVDVFLVAPKGPGHLVRRTFVEGSAVPALFAVHQDASGQARDLALSYAKGIGATRAGVLETSYKEETETDLFGEQAVLCGGVTRLIQSGFEVLVEAGYQPEIAYFEVLHEMKLIVDLMYEGGLENMRYSISNTAEFGDYVSGPRVITEDTKANMKAVLKDIQDGRFSQRFIDDNHNGFKDFKSMRQAQQDHQITQVGQSLREMMPFIKSKSIQK is encoded by the coding sequence ATGGCAAAAGTATATTATGACAATTCAGTTGAAAATGATGCATTACAAGGAAAAAAAATCGCAATTATTGGTTATGGCTCTCAAGGCCACGCTCATGCACAAAACTTAAAAGATAATGGTTACGACGTGGTCATTGGAATCAGACCGGGTAAATCTTTTGATCAAGCAAAAGAAGATGGCTTTGATGTATTCACAGTTGGTGAAGCCGTTCAACAATCTGATGTCGTTATGGTTTTATTACCAGACGAAATCCAAGGTGATGTCTATAAAAATGAAATTGAACCTCATTTAGAAGCGGGTAATGCCCTCGCATTTGCACACGGCTTTAATATTCATTTCAATGTGATTAATCCACCAAGTGATGTCGATGTGTTTTTAGTTGCACCAAAAGGGCCGGGTCATTTAGTTCGACGTACATTTGTTGAAGGCTCAGCAGTCCCTGCCCTCTTTGCTGTTCACCAAGATGCATCAGGACAAGCTCGAGATTTGGCCTTAAGTTATGCAAAAGGTATTGGCGCAACACGTGCAGGTGTATTAGAAACCTCTTATAAAGAGGAAACAGAGACAGATTTATTCGGTGAGCAAGCAGTTTTATGTGGTGGGGTGACACGCCTCATTCAAAGTGGTTTCGAAGTTTTAGTTGAAGCTGGTTACCAACCTGAAATTGCATATTTTGAAGTTTTACATGAAATGAAACTAATTGTTGACCTCATGTATGAAGGCGGACTTGAAAATATGCGCTATTCTATTTCAAATACTGCAGAATTTGGGGATTATGTATCTGGACCACGTGTCATCACAGAGGATACGAAAGCCAACATGAAAGCTGTACTTAAAGATATTCAAGATGGTCGTTTCAGCCAACGTTTCATTGATGATAATCATAATGGATTTAAAGACTTTAAATCTATGCGACAAGCACAACAAGATCATCAAATTACACAAGTAGGACAATCATTGCGTGAGATGATGCCATTTATTAAATCGAAAAGCATTCAGAAATAA
- a CDS encoding SpoIIE family protein phosphatase has product MSEESKLRYFELVRQFLKHENREKVLKQAQSFSKDLRDDALVPEDFVCIHKQFFKNNSLSQSEMIESLDVLKTVVESFGYNYQDYKNLVNKVEVHDKELDVASRLQQTMLKTNIPQFDSIQIGVISVAAQHVSGDYFNLIDHKDGTMSFAVADVIGKGIPAALAMSMIKFGMDSYGHSQLPNDGLKRLNRVVEKNINQNMFVTMFYGLYEDLNHVLYCSSAGHEPGYIFRAKTNEFEEITVRGRVLGVSPHVRYQQQEIAIEIDDMIIIFTDGVTEIRKEDGHFINTQNILDFILEYKSLHPQDIVQLLYEELLRVQKSGKRDDLTILIIKRVH; this is encoded by the coding sequence ATGTCGGAAGAAAGCAAATTGCGCTATTTCGAACTCGTGCGTCAATTTTTAAAGCACGAAAATAGAGAAAAAGTATTGAAACAAGCGCAATCATTTTCGAAGGATTTACGAGACGATGCATTAGTACCTGAAGATTTTGTGTGTATACATAAACAGTTTTTTAAAAACAATTCATTAAGTCAATCAGAGATGATTGAGAGCTTAGACGTTTTAAAGACAGTCGTTGAAAGCTTCGGCTATAATTATCAAGATTATAAAAATTTAGTTAACAAAGTTGAAGTTCATGACAAAGAGTTAGATGTAGCTTCAAGATTACAACAAACGATGTTAAAAACAAACATCCCTCAATTTGATAGCATTCAAATTGGTGTCATTTCAGTTGCAGCACAACATGTGAGCGGCGACTATTTTAACTTGATTGATCATAAAGATGGTACGATGAGTTTTGCTGTTGCTGATGTCATAGGTAAAGGCATCCCGGCAGCATTGGCAATGAGTATGATTAAATTTGGTATGGATTCTTATGGCCACTCTCAATTGCCTAATGATGGTTTGAAGCGCTTAAATCGTGTAGTTGAAAAAAATATTAATCAGAACATGTTTGTCACAATGTTTTATGGTTTATACGAAGATTTAAACCATGTGCTTTACTGTAGCTCTGCTGGACATGAGCCGGGGTATATTTTTAGAGCAAAAACCAATGAATTTGAAGAAATTACAGTACGGGGCCGCGTTTTAGGTGTAAGCCCTCACGTTCGTTATCAACAGCAAGAGATAGCGATTGAAATTGATGATATGATTATTATTTTCACAGACGGTGTGACTGAAATACGCAAAGAGGATGGACATTTCATCAATACACAAAATATCCTTGATTTTATCCTTGAATATAAATCATTGCATCCACAAGATATTGTTCAACTTTTATACGAAGAGCTTTTAAGAGTACAAAAGTCTGGTAAACGTGATGATCTTACAATACTTATTATTAAGCGCGTACATTAA
- the ilvN gene encoding acetolactate synthase small subunit, producing MKRTFKLRVFDKAGTLNRLTSLFVRRQINIVSITATPTLEEGISEITFIAEVPDNEKQRTIIQQLEKQVNTLLVQDITSTNSFNRELLLIKLKKPFQQSDLMQVIEPYDALVSVLKEDGQYTFIQATGPQYTLNQLLDDLSSFQIDQVARTGTAAII from the coding sequence ATGAAGCGAACGTTTAAGTTACGTGTCTTTGACAAAGCAGGAACGTTGAACCGATTAACCAGCCTATTTGTTAGACGCCAAATTAATATCGTAAGCATTACAGCTACCCCTACTTTAGAGGAAGGTATTTCAGAAATTACTTTTATCGCGGAAGTTCCAGATAATGAAAAACAAAGAACAATTATTCAACAATTAGAAAAGCAAGTAAATACTCTTCTTGTTCAAGATATAACAAGTACCAACAGCTTTAACAGAGAATTACTTTTAATTAAGTTAAAAAAGCCTTTTCAACAATCCGACTTGATGCAAGTTATCGAACCTTATGATGCGCTAGTTTCTGTATTAAAAGAAGATGGGCAATATACGTTTATTCAAGCGACAGGCCCTCAATATACGTTAAATCAACTTCTTGACGATCTATCATCATTTCAAATTGATCAAGTCGCACGCACAGGCACAGCAGCAATTATCTAA
- the rsbW gene encoding anti-sigma B factor RsbW: MTHANDFIEMRLPASAEYVSLIRLTLSGVFTRAGATYDDIEDAKIAVSEAVTNAVKHAYKGKEEKGYINVGFELEPDRIKIIVSDQGDSFNYQETKQNLGPYQENENIDFLREGGLGLFLIESLMDEVTVDKETGVTISMIKYIRKEQVRNNGERVEIS; the protein is encoded by the coding sequence ATGACACATGCAAATGATTTCATTGAAATGAGACTTCCTGCTTCAGCTGAATATGTGAGTTTAATTCGTTTAACACTTTCTGGAGTTTTTACACGTGCAGGTGCGACTTATGATGATATTGAAGACGCAAAGATTGCTGTAAGTGAAGCTGTGACGAATGCAGTGAAACATGCATACAAAGGCAAAGAAGAAAAAGGCTACATCAATGTTGGTTTTGAACTTGAACCAGATCGTATTAAAATCATTGTTTCTGATCAAGGTGATAGCTTTAACTACCAAGAGACTAAACAAAATCTAGGCCCTTACCAAGAAAATGAAAATATTGACTTTTTAAGAGAAGGTGGCTTAGGTTTATTCTTAATCGAATCGTTGATGGATGAAGTGACAGTTGATAAAGAAACTGGTGTTACGATTAGTATGATTAAGTATATTAGAAAAGAGCAGGTGCGAAATAATGGCGAAAGAGTCGAAATCAGCTAA
- the ilvA gene encoding threonine ammonia-lyase IlvA produces MSNLRTTVHAQDVDDAHLRLKNIVKETPLEKDHYLSLKYQCNVYLKREDLQWVRSFKLRGAYNAIAVLPNEQRIRGITCASAGNHAQGVAYTAKKLNLHAVIFMPVTTPKQKVNQVQFFGDANVEIKLIGDTFDDCLKAALAYTTSHGMTFIDPFNNVHTIAGQGTLAKEMIEQSEKENLKIDYVFGAIGGGGLMSGVSTYFKSYSPQTQMIGVEPLGASSMYQSIKQGHVVTLENIDKFVDGASVARVGDITFDICRETLDDYIQVDEGAVCSTILDMYSKQAIVAEPAGALSVSALEQYKDKIKGKNVVCIVSGGNNDINRMKEIEERSLLYEEMKHYFILNFPQRPGALREFVNDVLGPNDDITKFEYLKKSSQNTGTVIIGIQLQRHTDLEQLKQHVNQFDPKNIYINENKMLYSLLI; encoded by the coding sequence ATGTCTAATCTTCGAACAACTGTACATGCACAAGATGTGGATGATGCACACTTACGTCTTAAAAACATCGTAAAAGAAACACCTTTAGAAAAAGATCATTATTTATCGCTCAAATATCAATGTAATGTCTATTTAAAGCGTGAAGATTTGCAGTGGGTCCGTTCATTTAAGTTGCGAGGTGCCTATAATGCCATTGCAGTATTACCCAATGAACAAAGGATTCGTGGTATCACTTGTGCAAGCGCAGGAAATCATGCACAAGGTGTCGCATATACTGCGAAAAAACTGAATCTTCATGCCGTTATTTTTATGCCAGTGACAACGCCAAAACAAAAAGTTAATCAAGTTCAATTTTTTGGTGATGCCAATGTCGAAATTAAGCTCATTGGTGATACATTTGACGATTGCTTAAAGGCTGCGCTGGCATACACCACATCACATGGTATGACTTTTATCGATCCATTTAATAATGTACACACGATTGCTGGACAAGGCACTTTAGCTAAAGAAATGATTGAACAATCAGAAAAAGAGAATCTTAAAATCGACTATGTTTTCGGGGCCATCGGGGGTGGCGGACTCATGTCGGGTGTGTCTACTTATTTTAAATCCTATTCACCACAGACACAGATGATTGGCGTAGAACCTTTAGGCGCAAGTAGTATGTATCAGTCGATTAAACAAGGTCATGTTGTAACACTTGAAAACATTGATAAATTTGTAGATGGCGCCTCTGTAGCCCGTGTGGGAGACATTACATTTGATATTTGCCGTGAGACTTTAGATGATTACATCCAAGTAGATGAGGGTGCAGTGTGTTCTACGATATTAGACATGTATTCTAAGCAAGCAATCGTAGCTGAACCTGCTGGTGCGCTAAGTGTAAGCGCATTGGAACAATACAAAGATAAAATAAAAGGTAAAAATGTCGTATGTATCGTTTCTGGAGGAAATAATGATATCAATCGAATGAAAGAAATTGAAGAGCGCTCTCTTCTTTATGAAGAGATGAAACATTACTTTATCCTCAATTTTCCTCAACGTCCTGGTGCATTAAGAGAATTTGTTAATGATGTATTAGGACCCAATGATGATATTACAAAATTTGAGTATTTAAAAAAATCTTCCCAAAATACGGGAACTGTGATTATAGGTATTCAACTACAGAGACATACCGATTTAGAACAGCTCAAGCAGCACGTGAATCAGTTCGATCCGAAGAATATTTATATTAATGAAAATAAAATGCTCTACTCATTATTAATTTAG
- a CDS encoding type II toxin-antitoxin system PemK/MazF family toxin translates to MKRGDVYLADLSPVQGSEQGGVRPVVIIQNDTGNKYSPTVIVAAITGRINKAKIPTHVEIEKNKYKLDKDSVILLEQIRTVDKKRLKEKLTFLSEEKMKEVNYALGISLGLNMNHHK, encoded by the coding sequence ATGAAGCGCGGGGACGTTTACTTAGCAGATTTATCACCAGTACAGGGCTCTGAACAGGGGGGAGTAAGGCCCGTAGTTATTATTCAGAATGACACTGGAAATAAATACAGTCCAACTGTTATTGTCGCAGCAATTACTGGTCGGATTAATAAAGCTAAAATACCAACGCATGTAGAAATAGAAAAAAATAAATATAAGCTCGACAAAGATTCTGTCATCTTATTAGAACAAATTCGAACGGTCGATAAGAAGAGACTTAAAGAGAAATTAACATTTTTATCTGAAGAAAAGATGAAAGAAGTTAATTACGCACTTGGTATTAGTTTAGGACTGAACATGAATCATCATAAATAG
- the alr gene encoding alanine racemase, with protein MSEKYYRTTTLKIDLDAITENYYALTKLQPNKTLMPVVKANAYGLGSIQIAQHLSQLGAEFFCVATLDEAIELRMHGIKEKILILSSIPPDAINKAIQHRVAVAVPSKSWLEAAISYIDSDTDKSLWMHIKLDTGMNRLGIKDIETYHEVKAMIEAHDLLVFEGAFSHFHSADEDDDSAQQQYTRFEEMIESTDHPPYIHIQNSAGALRFDPALCNAFRAGIALYGYYPSTFIEEKATAKLKPSAKLVSQVMQVKHVRKGEGIGYGHTFKAPEDMHVALLPIGYADGYLRSMQHAHVRLGAFQCEVVGRVSMDQTAIRVPGHTQLGDEVILIDNQAHTSQSVEALAAQQQTINYEVLCNLGRRIARQYVTKEMTEISNELLK; from the coding sequence ATGTCAGAAAAGTATTATCGTACCACCACATTGAAAATAGATTTAGATGCAATTACAGAAAATTATTATGCATTAACAAAACTGCAACCGAATAAAACATTGATGCCTGTTGTTAAAGCAAATGCTTATGGTTTAGGCAGTATACAAATTGCTCAGCATCTTAGTCAATTAGGGGCAGAGTTCTTTTGTGTAGCAACGTTAGATGAGGCGATAGAGCTACGAATGCATGGTATTAAAGAGAAGATTTTAATTTTATCAAGCATACCACCTGATGCAATTAACAAAGCGATTCAACATCGTGTTGCGGTAGCCGTTCCTTCAAAATCATGGTTAGAAGCGGCAATTTCATATATCGATAGTGATACAGATAAATCTTTATGGATGCACATTAAATTGGATACTGGAATGAATCGATTAGGGATTAAAGATATAGAAACGTATCATGAAGTGAAAGCAATGATAGAAGCACATGATTTATTGGTGTTTGAAGGAGCTTTTTCGCATTTTCATTCGGCAGATGAGGATGATGATTCCGCGCAACAACAATATACACGTTTTGAAGAAATGATTGAAAGCACTGACCATCCACCGTATATTCATATACAAAACTCTGCTGGTGCATTACGTTTTGATCCTGCATTATGTAATGCCTTTAGAGCTGGTATCGCTTTGTACGGTTATTATCCTTCAACTTTCATAGAAGAAAAGGCAACAGCTAAGCTGAAGCCTTCAGCAAAGTTAGTGTCACAAGTGATGCAAGTTAAACATGTCCGTAAAGGTGAAGGTATCGGCTATGGTCATACATTTAAGGCCCCAGAAGATATGCATGTTGCTTTACTTCCTATTGGGTATGCAGATGGTTATTTACGTTCAATGCAACATGCACATGTGCGTTTAGGTGCTTTCCAATGTGAAGTGGTTGGACGTGTAAGCATGGATCAGACAGCAATTCGTGTGCCCGGACATACACAGCTCGGTGATGAAGTGATTTTAATTGATAACCAGGCACACACATCACAATCTGTTGAAGCTTTAGCAGCACAACAGCAAACAATTAATTATGAAGTCCTTTGTAATTTAGGCAGACGTATCGCGCGTCAATATGTGACAAAAGAAATGACCGAAATCTCGAACGAATTATTAAAATAG
- a CDS encoding Tex family protein: MTNHFVQDIHNKYQFPIKHINAVLQLLEEKNTVPFIARYRKEITGGLDEVEIKQIADEYQYMENLQKRKDEVIHNIEQQGLLTAELKNEIQKQTKLQRVEDLYRPFKQKKKTRATEAKRKGLEPLAEWLYLQQQNANIEEKASEFINDEVSSVEDALQGAQDIIAEKIADHPQYRKQILSQTLKTANITSQKKKNAEDEKATFEMYYDYQEPLRKVANHRILAMNRGESEKVLQIKIEANLLELTQNIKKLELKAQNDLTAYVENAIDDAMKRLIFPSIEREIRGDLTERAETQAIHLFSENLKSLLLQPPLKNKQILGVDPAFRTGCKLAVVNPYGTFIEKSVIYPHPPVSKIKEAERTFLEIVKAFHIDLVAIGNGTASRETEQFVANMIQENQLDLKYIIVNEAGASVYSASDIARAEFPDFQVEERSAVSIARRVQDPLSELVKIDPKSIGVGQYQHDVNQKALGGALDFVVETAVNQVGVDVNTASSTLLQHVSGLSRQIAENIVAYREENGAITHHKQLNKVKRLGAKTFEQSIGFLRIVEGKEPLDNTAIHPESYPATYQLLELVGLEISEIGSAKAIEKLKQVGIATQANALNIGVPTLEDIIKSLIAPHRDPRDDFETPELKSDVLSIEDLSKGMKLNGTVRNVVDFGAFVDIGVKQDGLVHISKLAKKFVKHPMDIVSVGDIVEVWIEQIDQQKGKVALTMINPNE; the protein is encoded by the coding sequence TTGACCAATCATTTTGTTCAAGACATACATAATAAATATCAATTTCCAATCAAACATATTAACGCTGTATTGCAGTTGTTAGAGGAGAAAAACACAGTACCTTTTATCGCGCGTTACCGAAAGGAAATAACCGGTGGCCTAGATGAAGTTGAAATTAAACAAATAGCCGATGAATATCAATATATGGAAAATCTTCAAAAAAGAAAAGATGAAGTCATCCATAATATAGAGCAACAGGGCTTATTAACAGCTGAGCTAAAAAATGAAATCCAAAAGCAAACAAAATTGCAGCGTGTCGAAGATTTATATCGACCCTTCAAACAAAAGAAAAAGACACGTGCTACAGAAGCTAAAAGAAAAGGGTTAGAACCTTTAGCAGAGTGGCTATATCTACAACAACAAAATGCGAATATTGAGGAAAAAGCATCTGAATTTATCAATGATGAAGTATCTTCAGTTGAAGATGCATTGCAAGGTGCACAAGACATTATCGCTGAGAAAATAGCAGATCATCCGCAATATCGAAAACAAATTTTAAGTCAAACGCTAAAAACAGCGAATATTACTTCGCAGAAAAAGAAAAATGCGGAAGATGAAAAAGCGACATTTGAAATGTATTATGATTATCAAGAGCCACTACGCAAAGTCGCAAATCATCGTATATTAGCGATGAATCGTGGTGAATCAGAAAAAGTTTTACAAATTAAAATTGAAGCCAACCTTTTAGAGCTTACGCAAAATATTAAAAAGTTAGAACTTAAAGCGCAAAATGATTTAACAGCTTACGTTGAAAACGCAATTGATGACGCAATGAAACGTTTAATATTTCCTTCAATTGAAAGAGAAATTCGAGGCGATTTAACTGAGCGTGCCGAAACCCAAGCGATTCACTTATTTAGTGAAAATCTAAAAAGTCTGTTACTACAACCGCCATTAAAGAATAAACAAATTTTAGGGGTAGACCCAGCTTTTAGAACGGGTTGTAAATTAGCAGTGGTAAATCCTTATGGCACTTTCATAGAAAAATCGGTGATATATCCACACCCTCCAGTTTCGAAAATCAAAGAAGCTGAGCGCACATTTTTAGAAATAGTGAAAGCATTCCATATTGACTTGGTAGCAATAGGTAATGGTACAGCAAGTAGAGAAACAGAACAATTTGTTGCGAATATGATTCAAGAAAATCAACTTGACTTGAAATATATTATCGTCAATGAAGCGGGGGCTTCTGTTTACTCTGCATCAGACATTGCAAGAGCGGAATTTCCGGACTTTCAAGTAGAAGAAAGAAGTGCTGTGTCCATTGCGAGACGTGTTCAAGATCCTTTAAGTGAGCTTGTAAAAATTGATCCAAAATCTATTGGCGTTGGACAATATCAGCATGATGTAAATCAAAAAGCGTTAGGTGGCGCTTTAGATTTTGTGGTTGAAACGGCCGTAAACCAAGTCGGTGTTGATGTTAATACAGCGTCAAGTACGTTGTTACAGCACGTGTCAGGTTTATCTCGACAAATTGCTGAGAATATTGTTGCATATAGAGAAGAAAACGGTGCAATAACACATCATAAACAATTGAATAAAGTCAAACGTTTAGGTGCCAAAACATTTGAACAAAGTATCGGCTTTTTACGAATCGTCGAAGGCAAAGAACCACTTGATAATACAGCAATACATCCTGAAAGTTATCCTGCGACCTACCAGTTGTTAGAATTAGTCGGTTTAGAAATATCAGAAATTGGCAGTGCCAAAGCAATAGAAAAATTAAAGCAAGTTGGTATTGCAACGCAAGCCAATGCTTTAAATATTGGTGTTCCAACTTTAGAAGATATTATTAAGTCATTAATTGCGCCACATCGTGATCCAAGGGATGATTTTGAGACACCAGAACTCAAATCGGACGTTTTATCTATTGAAGACTTATCAAAAGGGATGAAACTGAATGGGACAGTTCGAAATGTTGTCGACTTTGGCGCTTTTGTAGATATTGGTGTGAAACAAGATGGGTTAGTTCATATTTCAAAATTAGCCAAAAAGTTTGTAAAACACCCAATGGACATCGTTAGTGTAGGAGATATTGTTGAAGTTTGGATAGAACAAATTGATCAACAAAAAGGAAAAGTTGCATTGACTATGATTAATCCTAATGAATAA
- a CDS encoding transposase family protein — protein sequence MCNDILKLLKIKDNNIKITKVEEDVVIRGKKSNVIFGTLSYKPMTCPHCYHTNPNRIHKHGKRLSRITFLRFQEIAVYLNLLKQRFKCRVCGRTFTSKTNVVEDNCFISNHVQKAIIDKATQVRSETDIASDCNVSASSVKRVIHKVSNTTFQ from the coding sequence ATGTGTAATGATATATTAAAGTTACTAAAAATTAAAGATAATAATATTAAAATCACTAAAGTTGAAGAAGATGTAGTTATTAGAGGTAAGAAATCTAACGTCATCTTTGGTACCCTTTCATACAAGCCTATGACTTGTCCTCACTGTTATCATACGAATCCAAACCGAATACACAAACACGGAAAACGTTTATCGCGAATTACTTTTTTAAGATTCCAAGAGATAGCAGTGTATTTAAATCTGTTAAAACAACGTTTTAAATGTAGGGTTTGTGGTCGGACTTTTACTTCTAAAACAAATGTTGTTGAGGATAACTGTTTTATCTCAAACCATGTTCAGAAAGCCATTATAGATAAAGCAACACAAGTTCGCTCAGAAACTGATATCGCAAGTGATTGTAACGTTTCTGCATCTTCTGTAAAACGTGTGATTCATAAAGTAAGCAATACCACTTTTCAATAG
- the sigB gene encoding RNA polymerase sigma factor SigB: protein MAKESKSANAVSPEQINQWIQAHQEHHDEEAQEKLVKHYEKLIESLAYKYSKCQSHHEDLVQVGMVGLIGAINRFDLSFDRKFEAFLVPTVIGEIKRYLRDKTWSVHVPRRIKEIGPRIKKVSDELTNELERSPSISEIADRLEVSEEDVLEAMEMGQSYNALSVDHSIEADKDGSTVTLLDIMGQQDENFDLTEKRMILERILPILSDREREIIQCTFIDGLSQKETGERIGLSQMHVSRLQRTAIKKLQEAAKK from the coding sequence ATGGCGAAAGAGTCGAAATCAGCTAACGCTGTTTCACCTGAACAAATCAACCAATGGATTCAAGCACATCAAGAGCATCATGACGAAGAGGCGCAAGAAAAGCTCGTTAAACACTACGAAAAGTTAATTGAATCCTTAGCCTATAAATACTCAAAATGCCAATCGCATCATGAAGATTTAGTGCAAGTGGGTATGGTTGGACTTATAGGCGCGATTAATCGATTTGATTTATCTTTTGATAGAAAATTCGAAGCTTTCTTGGTTCCGACTGTTATAGGTGAAATTAAGCGATATTTACGTGATAAAACATGGAGTGTCCATGTCCCACGTAGAATAAAAGAAATAGGACCGAGGATTAAAAAGGTCAGCGATGAATTAACGAACGAATTAGAACGATCACCTTCAATCAGTGAAATCGCTGATAGACTTGAAGTTTCAGAAGAGGACGTTCTTGAAGCGATGGAAATGGGTCAGAGTTATAATGCACTGAGTGTGGATCATTCCATCGAAGCGGATAAAGACGGTTCAACGGTTACATTATTAGATATTATGGGACAACAAGATGAAAATTTCGACTTAACTGAAAAACGTATGATACTTGAACGGATTTTACCTATTTTATCTGATCGTGAGCGAGAAATTATCCAGTGTACTTTTATAGATGGATTGAGTCAAAAAGAAACTGGAGAGCGTATCGGTTTAAGCCAAATGCATGTATCACGTTTACAAAGAACCGCTATAAAAAAATTGCAAGAAGCAGCAAAAAAATAA
- a CDS encoding anti-sigma factor antagonist, which yields MNLNIETQEHKTHYDISVAGELDVATVSELEKVLVPIRQAGTHDIYVNLENLTYMDSTGLGLFVGTLKALNQHEKELYILGVNDRIKRLFEITGLDDLMHVNEGTEVE from the coding sequence ATGAACCTTAATATAGAAACGCAAGAACACAAGACGCATTATGATATTTCAGTAGCTGGTGAACTTGACGTTGCAACTGTGTCAGAGTTAGAAAAAGTGTTGGTGCCCATTCGACAAGCAGGGACACACGATATTTATGTAAACTTAGAAAATTTGACCTACATGGATTCAACTGGACTAGGTTTATTTGTCGGGACTTTAAAAGCTTTAAATCAACATGAAAAAGAATTATATATTTTAGGTGTGAATGATAGGATTAAACGATTATTTGAAATTACAGGTCTTGATGATTTAATGCATGTCAACGAAGGAACGGAGGTCGAATAA